The Chthoniobacterales bacterium genome segment TTTTTTAGCGCCGCTCTCGCCGTCGTCCTGTTGATCGTCGCGCCTGCCCGGGCGGGGGAAACGGATTGGCGTTCGCAACTGGAGCCCGCCACGCCAGGAAAGTTTCCGGCGCTGCCCGGCGTGCGGATGGAGTTCAAATTCGGCTGGTCGAATGTGTTGGAAGCCGCGAAAGCCGAGGCGACGATCGAGAATCGCGGCGACAAATACGAGGCGAGGGTGCGCGGCGGGACCGAAGGGCTCGCGCGGGCGCTCTGGCCGCTCGATGCGCAGCATTCCGCGACGCTGCAGGCGCAACCGCTGCGGCCGATTCGGATCGCGCAGCTCGAGCGGTATCGCAAACGCACCGTCGAGACCCAGGTGCGCTACGATGCGAAGGGGCTGAGCCGCATGCGCAAGACTTCGGATTCCAAGGATCCCGGGAAATGGAAACGGCTGACCTTTGCGCCGATCTACGACGTCATTGGCGGCGTGCTTTTCGTGCGGAGCCAGCCGCTCGAGGTCGGTGATACCATCGGACTGGTCTGCTTCCCGGGAGATTCACCGTATGTCGCCGAGGTGCATGTCGAGGGGCGGGAGACGGTGCGATGCATGGGGCGCAACTGGCCTGCGCTGCGGCTATCGCTGGAGGTGCGTCGGCTCGAGGTGGAGAGCAAGCGGCCCACGAAGGCCGTGAAATACGCGAAGTTCCGCTCCGGCACGATCTGGGTGTCCGATGACGATTTGCGCATCCCGCTGCGGGCCGAGGTGAACGTGATGGTCGGCTTCGTTTACGGAGAGCTGACCGAGTTCAAGCGGTTGTAGCTCTCCCGATGCGACCGCGGCGGCGCGGAAGT includes the following:
- a CDS encoding DUF3108 domain-containing protein — encoded protein: MKFFSAALAVVLLIVAPARAGETDWRSQLEPATPGKFPALPGVRMEFKFGWSNVLEAAKAEATIENRGDKYEARVRGGTEGLARALWPLDAQHSATLQAQPLRPIRIAQLERYRKRTVETQVRYDAKGLSRMRKTSDSKDPGKWKRLTFAPIYDVIGGVLFVRSQPLEVGDTIGLVCFPGDSPYVAEVHVEGRETVRCMGRNWPALRLSLEVRRLEVESKRPTKAVKYAKFRSGTIWVSDDDLRIPLRAEVNVMVGFVYGELTEFKRL